TGGCGGGCGCCGCCAGCTCCGTCAACAACCACGCCGCTTTCCTTGCGCAGGACGGCTGCGGCGCCTGCAGGGATCAATCCTCCCGTGGCGATGACGCTTGCTTCTCCCGGTGACAGCGGCAGCCCCGCCGTCGTCATTACCCACGGACCGTTGCCGTTGATGGCCCAGCCGTCCATGGCGGACGACGCGTAGTGCGGGAGATCCTGGGACGCTGTGATGTTGGCGGTGAGCGTGCGTCCGATCGCGTCGGCGGGGCGCAGGTTCAGCGGTGGGAGCGGGCCGGCACAGTGGTATGCCAGCTGCCGGGCCTCGGCCCAGGATGGGGCATGCCTTCGTTCGGCCGAAACCGTGGGGCCGGGAACGTCGATGAAGGTAGCTTGTGCAAGCATGGTTGTCCGCTTCCTGAGGTGGTGCTGCTGGTATGACGCAGATACCGGGGACTGCACGGCCTTCCCGTAATTCTTGCCGCGCAGTCCCCGGTATCCGTGTGGTGCGTACTGAGTCTGGTTCGTACTACGCCTTCACGTAGCCGTTGGGGTTCAGCACGAACTTTGTTGCCGCGCCCGCGTCGAATTCGGCGTAGCCGCGCGGAGCGTCTTCGAGCGGGATGGCTTTGGCGTTGACTGCCTTGGCGATCTGGACCTTGTCATGGAGGATGGCCATCATCAGCTGACGGTTGTACTTCATGACCGGGCATTGGCCGGTGGTGAAGGACAAGGACTTGGCCCAGCCGGTGCCCAGGGACAGCGAAAGGGAACCGTGCTTGGCTGCGTCGTCTATTCCGCCCGGGTCGCCCGTGACGTAGAGGCCCGGGATACCCAAGGATCCGCCGGCGGCCGTGATGTCCATGAGGGAGTTCAATACGGTGGCCGGAGCCTCGTGGGAGGCATCCTTACCGTGCCCGCGGGCTTCGAAACCAACCGCATCCACGCCGCAGTCCACCTCAGGCACGCCGAGGATCTGTGCGATCTGCTCCTTCGGATCGCCGTTGGACACGTTGACGGTTTCGCAGCCGAAGGAGCGCGCCTGTGCCAGGCGGTCCTCGTTCATGTCGCCCACAATCACGACGGCGGCGCCAAGCAGCTGAGCGCCGACGGCAGCAGCAAGGCCCACGGGCCCGGCACCTGCCACGTAAACGGTGGAGCCTACGCCCACGCCGGCGGTGACGGCGCCGTGGAAGCCGGTGGGGAAGATGTCCGAGAGCATGGTCAGGTCCATGATCTTTTCCAGGGCCTGATCGCGGTCCGGGAAGCGCAGCAGGTTCCAGTCGGCGTAGGGAACCAGGACGAACTCTGCTTGTCCGCCCACCCAGCCTCCCATGTCGACGTAGCCGTACGCGCTGCCGGGGCGGTCGGGGTTGACGTTGAGGCAGATGCCGGTCTTCTGTTCTTTACAGTTCCGGCAGCGGCCGCAGGAGATGTTGAACGGCACGGAGACGATGTCGCCCACCTTGATGAACTCGACGTCGGGCCCTACTTCCACCACTTCGCCGGTGATTTCGTGGCCGAGGACCAGGTCCTGCGGGGCTGTGGTGCGACCCCGGACCATGTGCTGGTCCGAACCGCAAATATTGGTGGTCACGGTTCGCAGGATCGCGCCATGCGGCACTTTCCGCCCGACGTTGGCTGGGTTGACGCCCGGCCCGTCCTTGAGCTCAAACGTTGGGTAGTCAGTGTCAATGATCTCCACGACACCAGGTTCCTTGTAGGCGACTGCTCTGTTTCCTGACATGGTCACTCCCTATTCTTTGGCTGTTGCTGAAATGTGCTGCCCAATGATCCGAAAGCGGTGCTTCGATGAGGAAATACCTCCCCAGGTTTCAGGCCACCGAAGCACCATTCACGGACCATCGGACATGTGGACAACTCTGTTGTGGATCTACGCCTTTTCCATCCTGATGATCACGGACTTTGACGTAGGCGTTCCGCTGGTATCCGCCACGGAATCCAAAGGCACCAGGACGTTGGTTTCCGGGTAGTACGCGGCCGCGCAACCCTTCGGCGTCGAATACGACACGATGCGGAAGTTCTCGGCTCGCCTGTCCGTTCCTTGGAACTCGGAGATGAGGTGCACCATGTCTCCGTCAGCAAAACCCAGGTCGCTGATGTCCTGGGCGTTGACGAGCACTACGCGTCGGCCGCCGTGGATACCGCGGTAGCGATCGTCCTTGCCGTAAATGGTGGTGTTGTACTGGTCGTGTGAGCGCAGGGTTTGGAGGACCAGCCGGCCGGGCGGGATCTTGATGAACTCCAGTTCATTGCCCGTGAAGTGTGCCTTGCCGGACGTGGTGTCAAACTTCCTTGCATCGCGCGGCGGGTGTGGCAGCACAAAGCCGCCGGGATGTTGGATCCGCGCTTCGAAGTCTTCGAAACCATCAAAGACTGCTTCGATGTGCTTCCGGATCAGCGAGTAGTCATCCCTCAGGGAGAGCCACGCGGCCTGGGGTGTGTTGGGCAGGCGATGGTGTCCGTCGGTGAACAGCCTGTGTGCCAGATTGCAGACGATTGCCACTTCAGAGTGGAGGTGGTCACTTGCGGGCTTGAGACGTCCCCGTGATGCGTGAACGGCGCTCATGGAGTCTTCCACGGTGACCCGCTGGTCGCCTGTCCGCTGGGTATCCTTCTCGGTGCGCCCGAGTGTGGGCAGGATCAGCGCCCGTCGCCCCGTGGACAGGTGCGAGTGGTTCAGTTTTGTGGAGATTTGAACGCTCAACCGGGTCTTGGCCAGTGCCTGCTCGGTGACCTCTGAATCAGGGGCAGCACGGACGAAGTTGCCACCCATACCCATGAAGAACCGGACTCGGCCGTCCCGCATGGCGCGGATAGCGGCCACGGTGTCATAGCCGTGCTCGCGGGGAGACCGGAACTCGAACTCCTGGTCCAAACGGTCATGGAACGTTTCCGGCATTTTCTCGAAGATGCCCATGGTGCGGTCGCCTTGGACGTTGGAGTGTCCGCGCACCGGGCAAACACCCGCACCAGGCTTGCCGATGTTCCCTTGGAGCAGCAGGACGTTGACCACGTCCCGCAGGGTGGGTACGGAATGCTTGTGCTGGGTCAGTCCCATGGCCCAGCACACGATGGTTGCGCTGGAGGCGAGCAGCCGCTCACCCGTCGAACGAATCTGCTCCAACGTGAGGCCCGTTGCCTCCACAATGTCATCCCATTCCACCTTTTCCAGGTAGCGGAGATAGTCATCAATACCCACGGTGTGGTTGTTGATGAACTGGTGGTCCAGGACCGTCTCCAAGCCTGGGGTCTTCCGGCCGTCAGCTTCAGCCTCCAGAAGGTACTTGCCCAGACCTTGGAAGAGGGCCTGATCGCCGCCGGCGCGGATCTGCAGGAAGTCGTCCGTCAGCTGGGTCCCCTGAATCATGCCGGCCACGTGCTGGGGGTTTTCAAAGTGCAGGAGCCCGGCTTCGGGAAGCGGGTTGACGGAAACGATGACCGCGCCGTTTTTCTTCGCCTTTTCCAGAGCACTGAGCATGCGGGGGTGGTTGGTACCGGGGTTCTGGCCTGCCACGAAGATCAGCGATGCCGTCTCCAAGTCCGTCAGGCTGACAGATCCCTTGCCGATGCCGATGGTTTCAACCAGCGCGGAGCCGGAGGATTCATGGCACATGTTGGAGCAGTCCGGGAGGTTGTTGGTGCCCAGGCCGCGAACCAAAAGCTGGTAAACAAATGCTGCTTCGTTGGAGGTCCGGCCGGAGGTGTAGAAGACCGCTTCATCAGGGTGTTCCATGCCCCGCAGTTCCTCGGCCATGAGGTCATAAGCGTCGTCCCAGTCGATGGGTTTGTAGTGGGTTGCGCCTTCGTCGAGGAACATTGGATGCGTGAGCCGGCCTTGCTGCCCCAGCCAGAAGTCATCGCGGGTCTTGAGATCGGCAACGGAGTGCTGGGCAAAGAATTCCGGTGTGACGCGGCGACGGGTGGCTTCCTCTGCCACGGCTTTGGCGCCGTTCTCGCAGAACTCCGCGGCGTTGCGCTTTTCGTGCTCGGGCCAGGCGCAACCCATGCAGTCGAACCCATCGAGCTGGTTCACCGCGAGCAGGGTTTGCACGCTGCGCAGTGGGCCCATCTGTTCGAGTGAGATTTTCAAGGCGTTGGCAACAGCCGGGATGCCCACTGCCTTGGTTTTGGGCTTGGTGACGGTCAGCTTTGACTCGTCAATGTTCTCGCGGGGGGCTTTGGACGCCATGGGAAATCCTTCAGATCCGGGAAGTGGAAGCAGTCAGTAAGCCGCTGCGGGACTGCTGCCGGGCGGCTTCGACGGTGTGCAGCAGCAGGAGCGCAGTGGTGACTGATCCTACGCCTCCCGGGACAGGACTCAACCCGGCTGCAACGCCGGTGACGCTGGCCTCGTCAACGTCACCCACCAGGGAGCCGTCGGGAAGGACGTTCGTGCCGACGTCGATCACTACAGTTTCGGGGGAGAGGTGGCTGCCCTTCAGCAGTCCCGTTCGCCCTGCGGCGACAACCACGACGTCGGCTGGCTGGGTATAGCGTTCCAGCGGTCCCGATTTGGAATGACAGATGGTGACGGTCGCGTCCCTTTCGAGGAGGAGCAGGGACAGCGGCTTGCCCACCACGGCGGAACGTCCGACGACGGCCACGTTCCGTCCCGCTACCGGGATCTGGAAGTGGTCCAGCAACTCCACCACGGCCTGGGCAGTAGCGGGCGCGAAGGCGGGCTGCCCCACAGCCAAGCGGCCCAGGCTGAGGGGATTGGCACCGTCGATGTCCTTTTCCGGAGCGATGAGGCCCACCAGCCGGTCAGCGCGGACGGCAGCCGGCAGGGGAGTCTGAAGGATGATGCCGTGAACGGTTGGTTCTGCGCTGAGGTCCGCCAGGACACTGGCCAGAACCTGCTCGGTGGCGTCGTGGCCAAGATCGATGATCCTGCAGCCGATGCCTGCACGCCCGGCGGCACGCTCAATGGAACGGACGTACCAGTGAGTGGATTCGTCGTCCGTTGCCACAACAACAGCCAGGACCGGCCGGACGCCCTCATCATCCAAGAGAGCCGTTTCCTCGTGGGCGCGCTGCTGGATGATGGCAGCGAGCGGCTTGCCGGAAAGGACTTCGGTGGTCATGACAGGATCCTTTCGCGGACACGCTTCACCAGGGCATCGACGGCGAGAACCACTTTGTCCTCAATCCCGTCCGTCTGCTCCGCCAAGCGGGAAC
This genomic interval from Paenarthrobacter aurescens TC1 contains the following:
- the folD gene encoding Methylenetetrahydrofolatedehydrogenase / Methenyltetrahydrofolate cyclohydrolase, bifunctional protein (identified by match to protein family HMM PF00763; match to protein family HMM PF02882) yields the protein MTTEVLSGKPLAAIIQQRAHEETALLDDEGVRPVLAVVVATDDESTHWYVRSIERAAGRAGIGCRIIDLGHDATEQVLASVLADLSAEPTVHGIILQTPLPAAVRADRLVGLIAPEKDIDGANPLSLGRLAVGQPAFAPATAQAVVELLDHFQIPVAGRNVAVVGRSAVVGKPLSLLLLERDATVTICHSKSGPLERYTQPADVVVVAAGRTGLLKGSHLSPETVVIDVGTNVLPDGSLVGDVDEASVTGVAAGLSPVPGGVGSVTTALLLLHTVEAARQQSRSGLLTASTSRI
- a CDS encoding putative formate dehydrogenase (identified by match to protein family HMM PF00384; match to protein family HMM TIGR01701), which translates into the protein MASKAPRENIDESKLTVTKPKTKAVGIPAVANALKISLEQMGPLRSVQTLLAVNQLDGFDCMGCAWPEHEKRNAAEFCENGAKAVAEEATRRRVTPEFFAQHSVADLKTRDDFWLGQQGRLTHPMFLDEGATHYKPIDWDDAYDLMAEELRGMEHPDEAVFYTSGRTSNEAAFVYQLLVRGLGTNNLPDCSNMCHESSGSALVETIGIGKGSVSLTDLETASLIFVAGQNPGTNHPRMLSALEKAKKNGAVIVSVNPLPEAGLLHFENPQHVAGMIQGTQLTDDFLQIRAGGDQALFQGLGKYLLEAEADGRKTPGLETVLDHQFINNHTVGIDDYLRYLEKVEWDDIVEATGLTLEQIRSTGERLLASSATIVCWAMGLTQHKHSVPTLRDVVNVLLLQGNIGKPGAGVCPVRGHSNVQGDRTMGIFEKMPETFHDRLDQEFEFRSPREHGYDTVAAIRAMRDGRVRFFMGMGGNFVRAAPDSEVTEQALAKTRLSVQISTKLNHSHLSTGRRALILPTLGRTEKDTQRTGDQRVTVEDSMSAVHASRGRLKPASDHLHSEVAIVCNLAHRLFTDGHHRLPNTPQAAWLSLRDDYSLIRKHIEAVFDGFEDFEARIQHPGGFVLPHPPRDARKFDTTSGKAHFTGNELEFIKIPPGRLVLQTLRSHDQYNTTIYGKDDRYRGIHGGRRVVLVNAQDISDLGFADGDMVHLISEFQGTDRRAENFRIVSYSTPKGCAAAYYPETNVLVPLDSVADTSGTPTSKSVIIRMEKA
- the fdhA gene encoding glutathione-independent formaldehyde dehydrogenase (identified by match to protein family HMM PF00107; match to protein family HMM TIGR02819) translates to MSGNRAVAYKEPGVVEIIDTDYPTFELKDGPGVNPANVGRKVPHGAILRTVTTNICGSDQHMVRGRTTAPQDLVLGHEITGEVVEVGPDVEFIKVGDIVSVPFNISCGRCRNCKEQKTGICLNVNPDRPGSAYGYVDMGGWVGGQAEFVLVPYADWNLLRFPDRDQALEKIMDLTMLSDIFPTGFHGAVTAGVGVGSTVYVAGAGPVGLAAAVGAQLLGAAVVIVGDMNEDRLAQARSFGCETVNVSNGDPKEQIAQILGVPEVDCGVDAVGFEARGHGKDASHEAPATVLNSLMDITAAGGSLGIPGLYVTGDPGGIDDAAKHGSLSLSLGTGWAKSLSFTTGQCPVMKYNRQLMMAILHDKVQIAKAVNAKAIPLEDAPRGYAEFDAGAATKFVLNPNGYVKA